A window of the Dyadobacter pollutisoli genome harbors these coding sequences:
- a CDS encoding ABC transporter permease produces the protein MFSNYFKIARRNLWRNKAFSAINIFGLALGMAACFFVFQYVYFEKSYDRFNKNAENIYRVPISYSGSMSDVPTTAANHPALGPAMKADFPEVVDYTRLVGVSLFMNASTMSYEQGKGEPRTFNEGSIYIADASFFNVFSYPLISGDKKTCLAAANSLVVSATTAKKYFGNQEAIGKVLKLNGRMPMKVTGVFADIPESSHIKFDMLLSFETVGHNWGFTEWTWPEFYNYVVLAPGTDVKKLEAKFPAFTEKYLGKIMKELNFRSTFHLQPLTDIHLKSNYLKEAEANGSQKEIYFLAIIGVFILFIAWINYINLSTAKSMERAKEVGLRKVVGAVKQQLVTQFLLESFIINFLALILAVAIITVFAPFFNHFIGKEISTGFFSTGLGGEPVFWITVVLVFVSGALLVGAYPAFVLSSFLPAKVLKGLMVQSKSGISLRRVLVSFQFALSIILIASTFVVFKQFNYMRNGNLGYKKDQVLIVKAPVISDTTIFEKYSYFKSEVSNISSILNATATSDIPGNMIRYRNGVRRANQDKKQNYATYLMEIDESFVPTYHIELVAGKNFELNDRSKMEANGNTKVLINEEIVKSLGYKSAEEAVNQDIKFTLGQDDIHCKILGVVKNFHQRSLKEKFDPILFYYPSKTEWKYISVNLKGADAAKGIADIEALYKKAFTGNPFEYFFLDEYFNRQYQADSRLGNIFGLFAVLAIIVACMGLLGLSSFVIRLRTKEIGIRKVLGASVSGLLVLISRDFVQLVCIASVIAIPVIYFTANAWLDNYAFHMGLGIAVFVVPPLLLLALTLLTICAQSLKTALTNPIKSLRSE, from the coding sequence ATGTTCTCAAACTATTTCAAAATCGCCCGACGGAACCTTTGGAGGAACAAGGCGTTTTCAGCCATTAATATCTTTGGACTGGCCCTGGGAATGGCTGCCTGTTTTTTTGTATTTCAATACGTTTACTTCGAGAAAAGCTACGACAGGTTTAACAAAAATGCGGAAAATATTTACCGCGTCCCGATCTCTTACTCGGGTAGCATGAGCGACGTGCCGACCACAGCCGCCAACCACCCGGCGCTGGGTCCCGCGATGAAAGCTGACTTCCCCGAGGTGGTCGACTACACCCGGCTGGTAGGCGTCTCGCTGTTCATGAATGCCTCGACAATGTCTTATGAACAGGGAAAAGGCGAGCCGCGGACATTCAATGAGGGCAGCATTTACATTGCAGATGCCTCATTTTTCAATGTATTTTCGTATCCGTTGATTTCAGGAGATAAAAAGACTTGCCTGGCAGCCGCGAACTCATTGGTTGTTTCTGCCACCACCGCAAAAAAGTATTTTGGAAACCAGGAGGCCATTGGTAAAGTGTTGAAACTGAATGGCCGGATGCCGATGAAAGTGACCGGTGTTTTTGCCGATATCCCCGAAAGCTCCCACATTAAATTCGATATGTTGCTGTCCTTCGAAACGGTGGGCCACAACTGGGGATTTACGGAATGGACCTGGCCGGAATTTTATAATTACGTGGTACTCGCCCCGGGTACCGATGTTAAAAAACTCGAAGCCAAATTCCCCGCATTCACCGAAAAGTACCTCGGAAAAATCATGAAGGAGCTGAACTTTCGGTCTACTTTTCATTTGCAGCCCCTGACCGACATTCACCTGAAATCCAATTATCTGAAAGAAGCCGAGGCCAATGGAAGTCAGAAGGAAATTTACTTTCTGGCGATCATCGGTGTATTTATCCTGTTCATCGCCTGGATCAACTACATCAACTTATCCACGGCCAAATCAATGGAGCGGGCCAAGGAAGTGGGGCTGAGGAAAGTGGTGGGCGCGGTCAAGCAGCAGCTGGTGACGCAATTCCTTCTCGAATCGTTCATTATCAATTTCCTGGCACTTATTCTTGCGGTGGCCATCATTACCGTTTTTGCTCCCTTTTTCAATCATTTTATTGGAAAGGAAATCAGTACCGGTTTCTTTTCGACAGGTTTGGGAGGCGAGCCTGTGTTCTGGATCACTGTTGTGCTGGTATTTGTTTCAGGAGCTTTGCTGGTAGGAGCTTATCCGGCTTTTGTATTGTCGTCATTTTTGCCGGCCAAAGTATTGAAGGGCCTCATGGTGCAATCCAAATCAGGTATTTCGCTGAGACGGGTGCTGGTGTCGTTCCAGTTTGCACTCTCCATTATCCTGATAGCGTCTACGTTTGTGGTTTTCAAACAGTTCAATTATATGCGAAATGGTAACCTGGGCTATAAAAAGGATCAGGTACTCATTGTCAAAGCACCAGTTATTTCGGATACGACGATTTTTGAAAAATATTCCTATTTCAAATCCGAGGTCAGCAATATATCCTCCATCCTCAATGCCACCGCCACGTCCGATATTCCGGGGAATATGATCAGATACCGGAATGGTGTGAGAAGGGCCAATCAGGACAAAAAGCAGAACTATGCTACCTACCTGATGGAGATCGATGAGAGCTTTGTCCCAACCTATCACATTGAACTTGTAGCCGGGAAGAATTTTGAATTGAATGATCGTTCTAAAATGGAAGCGAACGGTAATACCAAGGTGCTCATTAATGAAGAAATCGTCAAATCACTGGGATACAAATCCGCTGAAGAAGCTGTCAATCAGGATATCAAATTCACGCTGGGGCAGGACGACATTCATTGCAAAATTTTGGGAGTAGTGAAAAATTTTCACCAGAGGTCATTGAAAGAGAAATTTGACCCGATCCTGTTCTACTACCCGTCAAAAACCGAATGGAAATACATTTCAGTCAATCTCAAAGGTGCCGACGCGGCAAAGGGAATCGCAGACATTGAAGCGCTCTATAAAAAGGCGTTCACCGGAAATCCGTTCGAGTATTTTTTTCTTGATGAGTATTTCAACAGACAATACCAGGCCGACAGCAGGCTAGGCAACATATTTGGCCTGTTTGCCGTGCTGGCCATCATCGTTGCCTGCATGGGGCTTCTGGGTTTGTCGAGTTTCGTCATCAGGCTAAGGACCAAGGAAATAGGAATACGGAAAGTGCTCGGAGCTTCTGTCAGTGGATTGTTGGTGCTGATTTCCAGAGACTTTGTGCAACTGGTATGCATTGCATCGGTAATAGCGATCCCGGTCATTTATTTCACCGCCAATGCCTGGCTGGACAACTATGCTTTTCACATGGGCCTGGGTATTGCTGTGTTCGTGGTGCCACCGCTGCTGCTGCTCGCCCTCACGCTGCTGACCATATGTGCGCAAAGCCTGAAAACGGCATTGACAAACCCGATTAAGTCGTTACGGAGCGAATGA